One Natronomonas gomsonensis genomic window, CGGTGTCCATCTCGGAATCGAACAGCGCCGCACTGGCACACCAGGCGGTCCCCTCGATGCCGAGTACGCGCGTCACGACCTACTTGAATTCGGTGTAGCTACACTTCCCGCAGTGGGTGCGGTCACCGTAGTCACCGAGGAACGTGTCGCCACAGCGGGGACACATTTCCTTGTCCGTCGTGCCGTCGTCGTTGTAATACTCGTGGCGCGCCATCTAGGCTTCCTCCGCTTCCGTGTCGGCGTCCTCGGCCGCTGCCTCCTCGTCGTCGGCGGTAATCTTGTTCCGTTCGAGCATGTACTCCTGCTCGACGGCCTTGGCGTTGTCGGCGCTGTCGTACACCTTCGCGTAGCCGACGGACTTCCGCATGCCGTATTTGGTATCGAGTTTGTGGACGACGACCTCGCCGGCGTCCTTGTTCAGTTTCGCGGCCAGCGAGTCGCGGACCGACAGTCGCTCCGGCGTCGCCTCCTCGTGAGTCAGCTGGAACCGGACGTCCGTCCGGTGCAACATTGGGTTCTCGTCTTCATCGATGATTTCGACGTCCATGGTTACGTTGCCCGAACTTTCCCCCGAAGCGCGTAAAAGGATTTCGAAGCGCGAGACGGCGGCCAGAGGCCGTTTCGGGTCCACACAACCCGTCGAAAGCTGGGCGACTGGAGGGTCTCCGTGGCCTCAAACGCCGAGAATATCGAACACCCGCTCGGAATCGCCCTCCATCCGCTCCAGTAGGTCCCGACACTCCGCTCGAAGGGTCTCATCGACGGTAACGAGCACCATCCCTTCGTCGGGTTGCCCGTAGACGACGGCGGCGCCCTCGGGCGCGGCGACGATGGCGGGCAGCGCCGCGAGGTCCTCCTCGCCGACGACGGTGATGACGGTCGTTCCCTCACCGTCGATGGCGCCGACGAGCACCTCCAGCAGTTCGGCCGTCAGCGTCGCGGGCGGGTTCTCGACTTCGCGTCGGGAATCGAACCCCTCGATGGCGTCGAGGATTTCTCGCTCGACGCGTTCGCGTTTCGTCTTGCCATCCACCAACGCCACGTCGGGACGGTAACCCGCCTCTAGGAGGTGATACGTGACGATATCGCCGACGGCGATAATCGGGCCGTCGGTGTCGGTCAGAAGTGCGTCCGTGTCGGTGTAAACCGGGCCGAGCGGCTCTTTTAGTTCGCCGCGTAGCTCTTTCTGCAGTTCGACGAGGACATCGACCATCTCAGCGGACCTTCAGCGCGTAGCGTCCGGGTTCCGTGATTTCCATCTCCGAGGCGATTTGGCTCTCTTCGGGGTGGGCGATGACGACGTACCCGGCCCAGTCTTCGGTCAGGGAGTTCGAGGCACAGACGGGGCACTGCTCGCCGTCGTCGATTTCGAGGACGCGGTGACAGTCCCGACACACCAGTCTGTCTGCCATTTAATCACCGGCCTCCGCCTCATGGCGCTCCCGGTCCTCCTTGAGCCACCCGTGTTTGCCCAGTCCCGGCTGTTTCGCGGTGAGACCGATTTTCGAGTCCCGGGGGTTCCGCTCGTCGATGCTCTTGGTGACGATACGCGCCCGGACGGAGTCACCGACGCTGAGCACGCGATTGGAGTCACGCGAGGCCAACTGTTGGTTCTCCTCGTCGTAGGCCAGATACTCGTCGGATATCTGGGAGACGTGGAGCAGACCGTCGACGGGGCCGATGCCGACGAAGGCCCCGAAGTTGACGACTTCGACGACCTCGCCGTCGACGACCTCCTGCATCTGGGGGTCGTAGGTGACGGCGTCGAACTCCGCCTCGTAGTAGACGCCCGGCCGGTTCGGCAAGACGGCGCCGTCGCCGATGTCGTGGACCTCCGTCACCGAGACGACGCTGCCGACCGATTCGTCCATCCGTCCTTCGAGCTTGTCCTGCAGCAGCCGCTTGACCAGCTCGGGCGACACCTCCGCGAGATGCCGCGGCGGCACCTCGACCGTGTCCTTGAGTCGTACCCGTTTGTACATGTTATGGTTGAGTTACTTCGAGTTTGTTACGCCCCCGTAAACTAATTACGGGAACGTTTTCGTCCAGTAGCCGCCGCCGCAGCGGCATGTCGTTCGTGACCGCACCGTCGAC contains:
- a CDS encoding 30S ribosomal protein S27ae — protein: MARHEYYNDDGTTDKEMCPRCGDTFLGDYGDRTHCGKCSYTEFK
- a CDS encoding 30S ribosomal protein S24e, with translation MDVEIIDEDENPMLHRTDVRFQLTHEEATPERLSVRDSLAAKLNKDAGEVVVHKLDTKYGMRKSVGYAKVYDSADNAKAVEQEYMLERNKITADDEEAAAEDADTEAEEA
- a CDS encoding GTP-dependent dephospho-CoA kinase family protein; this translates as MVDVLVELQKELRGELKEPLGPVYTDTDALLTDTDGPIIAVGDIVTYHLLEAGYRPDVALVDGKTKRERVEREILDAIEGFDSRREVENPPATLTAELLEVLVGAIDGEGTTVITVVGEEDLAALPAIVAAPEGAAVVYGQPDEGMVLVTVDETLRAECRDLLERMEGDSERVFDILGV
- the spt4 gene encoding transcription elongation factor subunit Spt4; the encoded protein is MADRLVCRDCHRVLEIDDGEQCPVCASNSLTEDWAGYVVIAHPEESQIASEMEITEPGRYALKVR
- a CDS encoding DNA-directed RNA polymerase, whose protein sequence is MYKRVRLKDTVEVPPRHLAEVSPELVKRLLQDKLEGRMDESVGSVVSVTEVHDIGDGAVLPNRPGVYYEAEFDAVTYDPQMQEVVDGEVVEVVNFGAFVGIGPVDGLLHVSQISDEYLAYDEENQQLASRDSNRVLSVGDSVRARIVTKSIDERNPRDSKIGLTAKQPGLGKHGWLKEDRERHEAEAGD